A genomic stretch from Pseudomonas alkylphenolica includes:
- the merT gene encoding mercuric ion transporter MerT, with protein sequence MSEPQNGRGALFTGGLAAILASACCLGPLVLIALGFSGAWIGNLTVLEPYRPIFIGVALVALFFAWRRIYRPSAACKPGEVCAIPQVRATYKLIFWGVAVLVLVALGFPYVVPFFY encoded by the coding sequence ATGTCTGAACCTCAAAACGGGCGCGGCGCGCTCTTCACTGGCGGGCTGGCCGCCATCCTCGCCTCGGCTTGCTGCCTCGGGCCGCTGGTTCTGATCGCCTTGGGGTTCAGCGGCGCTTGGATCGGCAACTTGACGGTGTTGGAACCCTATCGCCCCATCTTTATCGGCGTGGCGCTGGTGGCGTTGTTCTTCGCCTGGCGGCGCATCTACCGGCCGTCAGCCGCCTGCAAACCGGGTGAGGTTTGCGCGATTCCCCAAGTGCGAGCTACTTACAAGCTCATTTTCTGGGGCGTGGCCGTGCTGGTTTTGGTCGCGCTCGGATTTCCCTACGTCGTGCCATTTTTCTATTGA
- the merA gene encoding mercury(II) reductase, whose translation MTEITVNGMTCTSCATHVKDALEKIPGVNAAVVSYPESRAQVMADTAVSHNQLLAAIAALGYQGSIRVGDFKDEPKIRDALEGAGLHIAIIGSGGAAMAAALKAVEQGATVTLIERGTIGGTCVNIGCVPSKIMIRAAHIAHLRRESPFDGGIAATVPAIDRSKLLAQQQARVDELRHAKYEGILDGNPAITVLHGEARFKDDQSLVVRLNEGGEREVTFDRCLVATGASPAVPPIPGLKESPYWTSTEALVSDTIPARLAVIGSSVVALELAQAFARLGSQVTILARSTLFFREDPAIGEAVTAAFRAEGIEVLEHTQASQIAHVNGEFVLTTGHGELRADKLLVATGRAPNTRSLALDAAGVTVNAQGAIVIDQGMRTSNPNIYAAGDCTDQPQFVYVAAAAGTRAAINMTGGDAALNLTAMPAVVFTDPQVATVGYSEAEAHHDGIETDSRTLTLDNVPRALANFDTRGFIKLVIEEGSGRLIGVQAVAPEAGELIQTAVLAIRNRMTVQELADQLFPYLTMVEGLKLAAQTFNKDVKQLSCCAG comes from the coding sequence ATGACCGAAATCACCGTGAATGGCATGACCTGCACATCCTGCGCCACCCATGTCAAAGATGCTTTGGAAAAGATTCCCGGCGTGAATGCCGCTGTGGTGTCCTATCCAGAAAGCCGCGCGCAAGTCATGGCAGACACCGCCGTGAGCCACAACCAACTGCTGGCCGCCATCGCCGCATTGGGTTATCAAGGCTCGATCCGGGTTGGTGATTTCAAAGATGAACCAAAAATCCGTGATGCACTTGAGGGCGCCGGTTTGCATATCGCCATCATTGGCAGCGGCGGGGCCGCGATGGCGGCGGCGCTGAAGGCCGTCGAGCAAGGCGCGACGGTCACGCTGATCGAACGCGGCACCATCGGCGGCACCTGCGTCAATATCGGCTGTGTGCCGTCCAAGATCATGATCCGCGCTGCCCATATTGCCCATCTGCGCCGGGAAAGTCCGTTCGACGGCGGTATTGCGGCAACTGTGCCTGCGATTGACCGCAGCAAACTGCTGGCCCAGCAGCAGGCCCGTGTCGATGAACTGCGGCACGCCAAATACGAAGGCATCCTGGACGGCAATCCAGCCATCACCGTTTTGCACGGTGAAGCGCGTTTCAAGGACGACCAGAGCCTGGTCGTCCGTTTGAACGAGGGTGGCGAGCGCGAGGTAACGTTCGACCGCTGCCTGGTCGCCACCGGTGCCAGTCCGGCCGTGCCGCCGATTCCGGGCCTGAAAGAGTCACCCTACTGGACTTCCACCGAAGCGCTTGTCAGCGACACCATTCCCGCACGCCTGGCCGTGATCGGTTCGTCGGTGGTGGCGTTGGAACTGGCGCAAGCCTTTGCCCGGCTCGGCAGCCAGGTCACGATCCTGGCACGCAGCACCTTGTTCTTCCGGGAAGACCCGGCCATCGGCGAGGCCGTGACAGCCGCTTTCCGCGCCGAGGGCATCGAGGTGCTGGAGCACACGCAAGCCAGCCAGATCGCCCATGTGAACGGCGAATTCGTGCTGACCACCGGACACGGTGAATTGCGCGCTGACAAGTTGCTGGTTGCCACCGGTCGGGCACCGAATACGCGCAGCCTCGCGCTGGACGCGGCGGGGGTCACTGTCAATGCGCAAGGGGCCATCGTTATCGACCAAGGCATGCGCACGAGCAACCCGAACATCTACGCGGCCGGCGACTGCACCGACCAGCCGCAGTTCGTCTACGTGGCAGCGGCCGCCGGCACCCGTGCCGCGATCAACATGACCGGCGGCGACGCAGCCCTCAATCTGACCGCGATGCCGGCAGTGGTGTTCACCGACCCGCAAGTCGCCACCGTGGGCTACAGCGAGGCGGAAGCGCACCACGATGGCATCGAGACCGACAGTCGCACGCTGACACTCGACAACGTTCCGCGAGCGCTTGCCAACTTCGACACACGCGGCTTCATCAAGCTGGTCATCGAGGAAGGTAGCGGACGGCTCATCGGCGTGCAGGCGGTGGCCCCGGAAGCGGGCGAACTGATCCAGACGGCGGTGCTCGCCATCCGCAACCGCATGACGGTGCAGGAACTGGCCGACCAGTTGTTCCCCTACCTGACAATGGTCGAGGGGTTGAAGCTTGCGGCGCAGACCTTCAACAAGGACGTGAAGCAGCTTTCCTGCTGCGCTGGATAA
- the merR gene encoding Hg(II)-responsive transcriptional regulator, with amino-acid sequence MENNLENLTIGVFARTAGVNVETIRFYQRKGLLPEPDKPYGSIRRYGETDVTRVRFVKSAQRLGFSLDEIAELLRLEDGTHCEEASSLAEHKLKDVRERMADLARMEAVLSDLVCACHARKGNVSCPLIASLQGKKEPRSADAV; translated from the coding sequence ATGGAAAACAATTTGGAGAACCTGACCATTGGCGTTTTCGCCAGGACGGCCGGGGTCAATGTGGAGACCATCCGGTTCTATCAGCGCAAGGGCTTGCTCCCGGAACCGGACAAGCCTTACGGCAGCATTCGCCGCTATGGCGAGACGGATGTAACGCGGGTGCGCTTCGTGAAATCAGCCCAGCGGTTGGGCTTCAGCCTGGATGAGATCGCCGAGCTGCTGCGGCTGGAGGATGGCACCCATTGCGAGGAAGCCAGCAGCCTGGCCGAGCACAAGCTCAAGGACGTGCGCGAGAGGATGGCTGACCTGGCGCGCATGGAGGCCGTGCTGTCTGATTTGGTGTGCGCCTGCCATGCGCGGAAGGGGAACGTTTCCTGCCCGCTGATTGCGTCACTGCAAGGGAAGAAAGAACCGCGCAGTGCGGACGCGGTGTAG
- the merP gene encoding mercury resistance system periplasmic binding protein MerP, whose protein sequence is MKKLLSALALAAVVAPVWAATQTVTLSVPGMTCSACPITVKKAISKVDGVSKVDVTFETREAVVTFDDAKTSVQKLTKATEDAGYPSSVKN, encoded by the coding sequence ATGAAAAAGCTGCTTTCCGCCCTTGCCCTCGCTGCCGTTGTTGCCCCCGTGTGGGCCGCCACCCAGACCGTTACGCTGTCCGTACCGGGCATGACCTGCTCGGCCTGTCCGATCACTGTCAAGAAGGCGATTTCCAAGGTCGATGGCGTCAGTAAAGTTGACGTGACCTTCGAGACGCGCGAAGCGGTGGTCACCTTCGATGATGCCAAGACCAGCGTGCAGAAACTGACCAAGGCTACCGAGGATGCGGGCTACCCATCATCAGTCAAGAACTGA
- the merD gene encoding mercury resistance co-regulator MerD — translation MSAYTVSRLALDAGVSVHIVRDYLLRGLLRPVACTPGGYGLFDDAALQRLCFVRAAFEAGIGLDALARLCRALDAADGDEAAAQLAVLRQFVERRREALADLEVQLATMPTEPAQHAESLP, via the coding sequence ATGAGCGCCTACACCGTGTCCCGGCTGGCCCTTGATGCCGGGGTGAGCGTGCATATCGTGCGCGACTACCTGCTGCGCGGATTGCTGCGTCCGGTGGCGTGCACCCCGGGCGGCTATGGCCTGTTCGATGATGCCGCCTTGCAACGGCTGTGCTTCGTGCGGGCGGCCTTCGAGGCGGGCATCGGCCTGGACGCGCTGGCGCGGCTGTGCCGGGCGCTGGATGCTGCGGACGGCGATGAAGCGGCCGCGCAGCTTGCCGTTCTGCGCCAGTTCGTCGAGCGTCGGCGCGAAGCGTTGGCCGATCTGGAGGTGCAGTTGGCCACCATGCCGACCGAGCCGGCACAGCACGCGGAGAGTCTGCCATGA
- the merE gene encoding broad-spectrum mercury transporter MerE, with protein MNSPERLPSETHKPITGYLWGALAVLTCPCHLPILAIVLAGTTAGAFIGEYWGIAALTLTGLFVLSVTRLLRAFKDRS; from the coding sequence ATGAACAGCCCCGAGCGCTTGCCGTCCGAGACGCACAAACCGATCACCGGCTACCTGTGGGGCGCGCTGGCCGTGCTCACCTGTCCCTGCCATTTGCCGATTCTCGCCATTGTGCTGGCCGGCACGACGGCCGGCGCGTTCATCGGAGAGTACTGGGGTATCGCAGCCCTCACGCTGACCGGTTTGTTCGTCCTGTCTGTGACACGACTGCTGCGGGCCTTCAAAGATCGATCATGA
- a CDS encoding recombinase family protein: MLIGYMRVSKADGSQATDLQRDALIAAGVDPVHLYEDQASGMREDRPGLTSCLKALRTGDTLVVWKLDRLGRDLRHLINTVHDLTGRGIGLKVLTGHGAAIDTTTAAGKLVFGIFAALAEFERELIAERTIAGLASARARGRKGGRPFKMTAAKLRLAMAAMGQPETKVGDLCQELGVTRQTLYRHVSPKGELRPDGEKLLSRI, from the coding sequence ATGCTGATAGGCTACATGCGGGTATCGAAGGCGGACGGCTCCCAGGCTACCGATTTGCAGCGCGACGCGCTGATTGCCGCCGGGGTCGATCCAGTACATCTTTACGAGGACCAGGCATCCGGCATGCGCGAGGATCGGCCCGGCTTGACGAGCTGCCTGAAGGCGTTGCGAACTGGCGACACACTGGTCGTGTGGAAACTGGATCGGCTCGGACGCGACCTGCGACATCTCATCAACACCGTGCACGACCTGACTGGGCGCGGCATCGGCTTGAAGGTATTAACCGGGCACGGCGCGGCCATCGACACCACGACCGCCGCCGGCAAGCTGGTCTTTGGCATCTTCGCCGCCCTGGCCGAGTTCGAGCGCGAGTTGATCGCGGAGCGCACGATTGCCGGCCTAGCCTCGGCCCGCGCGCGCGGGCGGAAAGGCGGCCGGCCGTTCAAGATGACCGCCGCCAAGCTGCGGCTGGCGATGGCGGCAATGGGTCAGCCAGAGACCAAGGTCGGCGACCTGTGCCAGGAACTTGGCGTCACGCGGCAGACCCTGTATCGGCATGTTTCACCCAAGGGTGAGCTACGTCCAGATGGCGAGAAGCTACTCAGCCGAATTTGA
- a CDS encoding recombinase family protein produces the protein MQGQRIGYVRVSSYDQNPERQLEQVEVGKLFTDKASGKDTQRPQLEAMLGFVREGDTVVVHSMDRLARNLDDLRRLVQKLTQRGVRIEFLKEGLVFTGDDSPMANLMLSVMGAFAEFERALIRERQREGIALAKQRGAYRGRKKALSDEQAATLRQRASVGEPKAQLAREFNISRETLYQYLRTDD, from the coding sequence TTGCAGGGACAACGCATCGGTTATGTCCGGGTCAGCAGTTACGATCAGAATCCGGAGCGGCAACTTGAGCAAGTCGAGGTCGGCAAGCTGTTCACCGACAAAGCCTCGGGCAAGGACACCCAGCGTCCCCAGCTGGAGGCCATGCTCGGCTTCGTCCGCGAGGGCGACACCGTTGTGGTGCACAGCATGGATCGCCTGGCCCGTAACCTCGATGACTTGCGACGCCTGGTGCAGAAGCTGACCCAGCGCGGCGTGCGTATCGAGTTCCTGAAAGAGGGCCTGGTGTTCACCGGCGATGACTCGCCGATGGCCAACCTGATGCTGTCGGTGATGGGGGCCTTCGCCGAGTTCGAGCGCGCCCTGATCCGTGAGCGGCAACGGGAGGGCATCGCCCTGGCCAAGCAGCGCGGCGCGTACCGGGGCCGCAAGAAGGCCCTGTCCGACGAGCAGGCTGCTACCCTGCGTCAGCGGGCGTCAGTCGGAGAGCCCAAAGCGCAGCTTGCCCGCGAGTTCAACATCAGCCGGGAAACTCTCTACCAGTACCTACGCACGGACGATTGA
- the merF gene encoding mercury resistance system transport protein MerF, which produces MKDPKTLLRVSIIGTTLVALCCFTPVLVILLGVVSLSALTGYLDYVLLPALAIFIGLTIYAIQRKRQADACCTPKFNGVKK; this is translated from the coding sequence ATGAAAGACCCGAAGACACTGCTGCGGGTCAGCATCATTGGCACAACCCTCGTGGCGCTGTGTTGCTTCACCCCTGTTCTGGTCATTTTGCTCGGTGTGGTCAGCTTGTCCGCGCTGACCGGCTATCTGGACTATGTGCTGCTGCCTGCGCTGGCGATTTTCATCGGCTTGACCATCTACGCCATCCAACGAAAACGCCAAGCCGATGCCTGCTGCACCCCGAAATTCAATGGAGTAAAAAAATGA